One segment of Mycobacterium spongiae DNA contains the following:
- a CDS encoding adenylate/guanylate cyclase domain-containing protein, whose protein sequence is MFRHLERAAEALAGFRRVPVAGYGGLVTTPAATLPGRINAFVRWVVRTPWPLFSLSMLQADIIGGLFVLGFLRYGLPPEDRIQLQDLPPANLAIFLASVAALFLAGFVVNLKLLVPVFRWQRRDNLLAEADPAATELARSRALRMPFYRTMISLTSWAIGGAVFILASWSVTRQVAIVVVVATGLGATATAIIGYLQSERVLRPVAVAALRNGVPENAKAPGVILRLMLMWAPSTGVPLLTIVLAVMADKIALLHAPPETLFNPILLLALAALVIGWISTLLVAMSIADPLRQLRWALSEVQRGNYNAHMQIYDASELGLLQAGFNDMVRDLSERQRLRDLFGRYVGEDVARRALERGTELGGRERDVAVLFVDLVGSTRLAATRPPAEVVGLLNEFFRVVVNTVNRNGGFVNKFQGDAALAIFGAPIEHPDGAGAALMAARELHDDLLAVLGSSEFGIGVSAGRAIAGHIGAQARFEYTVIGDPVNEAARLTELAKLEEGHVLASAIAVSAALDTEALCWDVGELVELRGRAAPTQLARPLNLAVPEETSSDAEQIPGEVRG, encoded by the coding sequence ATTTTTCGCCATCTTGAGCGAGCTGCCGAGGCGCTCGCAGGTTTCCGACGAGTCCCCGTCGCCGGATACGGTGGGCTAGTGACAACCCCGGCAGCAACACTGCCCGGACGGATCAACGCGTTCGTCCGGTGGGTTGTGCGCACCCCGTGGCCGCTGTTCTCGCTGAGCATGCTGCAGGCCGACATCATTGGCGGGCTGTTCGTGCTCGGCTTCTTGCGCTATGGCCTGCCGCCCGAGGACCGCATCCAGCTGCAAGATTTGCCACCTGCCAACCTGGCGATTTTCCTCGCGTCGGTGGCCGCCTTGTTCCTGGCCGGGTTCGTCGTGAACCTGAAGCTGCTGGTGCCGGTTTTCCGCTGGCAGCGACGCGACAATCTGCTTGCCGAGGCTGATCCCGCCGCCACCGAACTGGCACGAAGCCGCGCGCTACGCATGCCGTTCTACCGCACCATGATCAGCCTGACGTCCTGGGCCATCGGCGGCGCGGTCTTCATCCTTGCCAGCTGGTCGGTGACCAGGCAGGTGGCGATCGTCGTCGTCGTCGCCACCGGGCTGGGAGCGACCGCGACGGCGATCATCGGCTACCTACAATCTGAGCGAGTATTGCGGCCGGTGGCCGTCGCCGCCCTGCGCAACGGTGTACCGGAGAACGCTAAGGCGCCCGGCGTGATCTTGCGGCTCATGCTGATGTGGGCGCCGTCTACGGGTGTGCCGCTGTTGACGATCGTGCTGGCCGTTATGGCCGACAAGATCGCCCTCCTGCATGCCCCGCCGGAGACGTTGTTCAATCCCATCCTGTTGTTGGCGTTGGCAGCGTTGGTCATCGGATGGATCAGCACCCTGTTGGTGGCCATGTCGATCGCCGACCCGTTGCGCCAGCTGCGCTGGGCGCTCAGCGAGGTACAGCGCGGCAATTACAACGCCCATATGCAGATCTACGACGCCAGCGAACTAGGCCTGCTGCAGGCGGGGTTCAACGACATGGTGCGAGATCTGTCCGAGCGGCAGCGCCTGCGTGATCTGTTCGGTCGCTACGTCGGTGAGGACGTGGCTCGTCGGGCACTCGAGCGCGGCACCGAGTTGGGCGGGCGAGAGCGCGACGTTGCGGTGCTGTTTGTGGACCTGGTCGGCTCCACGCGGCTGGCTGCGACGCGACCGCCGGCCGAGGTGGTCGGGTTGCTCAACGAGTTCTTCCGCGTGGTGGTCAACACGGTCAACCGGAACGGCGGGTTCGTGAACAAATTCCAGGGCGACGCCGCGCTGGCAATCTTCGGCGCGCCGATCGAACACCCCGACGGTGCCGGTGCCGCGCTGATGGCCGCGCGTGAGCTACATGACGACCTTCTCGCGGTGCTGGGTTCGTCGGAGTTCGGCATCGGTGTGTCGGCCGGGAGAGCCATCGCCGGACACATCGGAGCCCAAGCCCGCTTCGAGTACACGGTCATCGGAGATCCGGTCAATGAGGCCGCCCGGCTGACCGAGCTGGCCAAACTCGAGGAAGGCCACGTGTTGGCGTCGGCGATCGCCGTCAGCGCCGCACTCGACACCGAAGCGTTGTGCTGGGACGTTGGCGAGCTGGTCGAGCTGCGCGGGCGCGCAGCGCCCACCCAGTTGGCGCGGCCGCTGAATTTGGCTGTGCCCGAGGAAACTTCCAGCGACGCCGAGCAAATTCCCGGCGAGGTGCGCGGCTAG
- the topA gene encoding type I DNA topoisomerase, with protein sequence MAEPKTSAARRSGGNGVARRLVIVESPTKARKLAGYLGSGYIVESSRGHIRDLPRAAADVPAKYKSESWARLGVNVDADFEPLYIISPEKKSTVSELKGLLKDADELYLATDGDREGEAIAWHLLQTLKPRIPVKRMVFHEITEPAIRAAAEHPRDLDIDLVDAQETRRILDRLYGYEVSPVLWKKVAPKLSAGRVQSVATRIVVQRERDRMAFRSASYWDILATLDATVSDPDAAPPTFAARLTSVDGLRVATGRDFDSQGMLRKANEVVVLDEAAASRLAAGLRGAQLSVASAEEKPYTRRPYPPFMTSTLQQEASRKLRFSAERTMSIAQRLYENGYITYMRTDSTTLSESAINAARTQARQLYGDEFVAPSPRQYTRKVKNAQEAHEAIRPAGETFATPDAVRRELDGDDFRLYELVWQRTVASQMADARGTTLSLRIAGTVQDQGAQQETEQEVVFSASGRTLTFPGFLKAYVETVDELAGGEADDAERRLPHLTPGQRLAAIELAPDGHATNPPARYTEASLVKALEELGIGRPSTYSSIIKTIQDRGYVYKKGSALVPSWVAFAVIGLLEQHFGRLVDYNFTAAMEDELDEIAAGHSRRTDWLSNFYFGGEHGVPDSVARSGGLKKLVGINLEGIDAREVNSIRLFDDAEGRPIYVRVGKNGPYLERLVSGDDGQPTPQRANLNGTLTPDELTLDVAEELFATPQEGRVLGVDPETGHEIVAKDGRYGPYVTEILPEPPADSGGDDAGTKKGKKAPVSKGAKPRTGSLLRSMDLQTVTLEDALKLLSLPRVVGVDPASGEEITAQNGRYGPYLKRGTDSRSLATEDQIFAITLDEALRIYAEPKRSGRQRVSAPPLRELGTDPASGKPMIIKDGRFGPYVTDGETNASLRKGDDVASITDERAAELLADRRARGPAKRPARKTTRKTATKRATKTAKRS encoded by the coding sequence TTGGCTGAGCCAAAGACCAGTGCGGCGCGTCGCAGCGGCGGAAATGGCGTTGCGCGTCGACTTGTGATCGTCGAGTCGCCCACTAAAGCGCGCAAACTTGCGGGCTACCTGGGGTCCGGCTACATCGTCGAGTCGTCCCGGGGCCATATTCGCGACCTGCCGCGCGCTGCGGCCGACGTGCCCGCGAAGTACAAGTCCGAGTCGTGGGCTCGGCTCGGGGTCAACGTCGACGCCGACTTCGAACCGCTCTACATCATCAGCCCCGAGAAGAAGAGCACTGTCAGCGAGCTGAAGGGGCTACTTAAAGACGCCGACGAGCTCTATCTCGCCACTGATGGCGACCGTGAGGGTGAGGCCATCGCCTGGCATCTACTGCAGACCCTGAAACCCCGCATTCCGGTCAAGCGGATGGTGTTTCACGAGATCACCGAGCCGGCGATCCGCGCCGCCGCCGAGCATCCACGCGACCTGGACATCGACCTCGTCGACGCGCAGGAGACCCGCCGCATCCTGGACCGGCTCTATGGCTACGAGGTCAGCCCGGTGTTGTGGAAGAAGGTCGCGCCGAAGTTGTCGGCGGGTCGGGTCCAGTCGGTGGCCACCCGAATCGTAGTGCAGCGCGAACGTGACCGGATGGCGTTCCGGAGCGCCAGCTACTGGGACATCCTGGCCACGCTCGATGCCACCGTCTCTGATCCGGATGCGGCGCCACCGACCTTCGCCGCCCGGTTGACGAGCGTTGATGGCCTGCGCGTAGCTACCGGTCGCGACTTCGACTCACAGGGCATGCTGCGCAAGGCCAATGAGGTCGTCGTGCTCGACGAGGCCGCTGCGAGCAGATTGGCGGCTGGACTGCGCGGTGCCCAGCTGTCCGTTGCATCGGCGGAGGAGAAGCCCTACACGCGGCGTCCCTATCCGCCGTTCATGACATCGACGCTGCAGCAGGAGGCCAGCCGAAAGCTGCGGTTCTCCGCTGAGCGGACGATGAGCATCGCTCAGCGGCTGTACGAAAACGGCTACATCACGTATATGCGGACCGACTCGACAACATTGTCGGAGTCGGCGATCAATGCCGCGAGGACCCAAGCGCGTCAGCTTTATGGCGACGAGTTCGTCGCCCCCTCTCCTCGCCAATACACGCGCAAGGTGAAGAACGCTCAGGAGGCGCACGAAGCCATCCGGCCTGCCGGCGAGACGTTTGCCACCCCGGACGCGGTGCGCCGCGAACTTGACGGTGACGACTTCCGGCTCTACGAGCTCGTCTGGCAGCGTACGGTGGCTTCCCAGATGGCCGACGCGCGGGGAACGACGCTGAGCCTGCGGATCGCCGGGACGGTGCAAGACCAGGGGGCACAACAGGAAACCGAACAGGAAGTCGTCTTCTCGGCAAGCGGGCGCACCCTGACGTTCCCCGGCTTCCTGAAGGCCTACGTGGAAACCGTGGACGAACTGGCCGGCGGCGAGGCCGACGACGCGGAGCGACGGCTGCCCCATCTGACGCCGGGTCAGCGACTAGCCGCTATTGAGTTGGCACCGGACGGGCACGCCACCAACCCGCCGGCGCGATACACCGAGGCCTCATTGGTCAAGGCGCTCGAGGAGTTGGGTATCGGCCGTCCGTCGACCTACTCCTCGATCATCAAGACCATTCAAGACCGCGGCTATGTGTACAAGAAGGGCAGCGCCTTGGTGCCGTCCTGGGTGGCGTTCGCCGTCATCGGTCTGCTAGAGCAGCATTTTGGTCGCCTTGTCGACTACAACTTCACCGCCGCGATGGAAGACGAGCTCGATGAGATCGCGGCGGGCCACTCGCGACGCACCGACTGGCTCAGCAACTTTTACTTTGGCGGTGAGCACGGGGTCCCCGATTCGGTAGCCCGCTCCGGCGGTCTCAAGAAGCTCGTCGGCATCAATCTCGAGGGCATAGACGCTCGAGAGGTGAATTCCATCAGGCTATTCGACGACGCCGAGGGTCGCCCGATCTACGTTCGGGTGGGCAAGAACGGGCCCTACCTGGAACGCCTTGTGTCCGGCGACGACGGTCAGCCCACTCCGCAGCGGGCAAACCTCAACGGCACGCTTACCCCCGATGAGCTGACATTGGACGTGGCCGAAGAGCTGTTCGCCACGCCGCAAGAGGGACGTGTGCTGGGCGTGGACCCGGAAACCGGCCACGAGATCGTCGCCAAAGATGGCCGCTACGGACCGTACGTGACCGAGATTCTGCCGGAGCCTCCTGCCGATTCCGGCGGCGATGACGCGGGGACCAAGAAGGGTAAGAAGGCCCCCGTTTCCAAAGGCGCCAAGCCCCGGACCGGTTCGCTGCTGCGCAGCATGGACTTGCAGACGGTCACGCTCGAAGACGCGCTGAAACTGTTGTCGCTGCCCCGGGTAGTCGGTGTGGACCCTGCTTCGGGTGAGGAGATCACCGCGCAAAACGGACGTTACGGGCCATATTTGAAGCGCGGCACCGATTCTCGATCGCTGGCCACCGAAGATCAGATATTCGCCATCACCCTCGACGAAGCTTTGCGCATTTACGCTGAGCCGAAACGTTCTGGTCGACAGAGGGTTTCGGCGCCGCCGCTGCGAGAATTGGGGACTGATCCAGCGTCGGGCAAGCCGATGATCATCAAGGACGGCCGATTTGGGCCCTACGTTACCGACGGTGAGACCAACGCCAGCCTCCGTAAGGGTGACGACGTGGCGTCGATCACCGATGAGCGCGCCGCCGAACTGCTGGCGGACCGACGCGCCCGGGGTCCGGCGAAGCGGCCCGCGAGAAAGACGACCCGCAAGACAGCGACAAAGAGAGCGACGAAAACCGCCAAGCGCAGCTAG
- the cspA gene encoding cold shock protein CspA, which yields MPQGTVKWFNAEKGFGFIAPEDGSADVFVHYTEIQGTGFRTLEENQKVEFEIGHSPKGPQATGVRSV from the coding sequence ATGCCACAGGGAACTGTGAAGTGGTTCAACGCGGAAAAGGGGTTCGGCTTCATCGCCCCCGAGGATGGTTCCGCGGATGTGTTTGTCCACTACACGGAGATCCAGGGAACGGGCTTCCGCACCCTTGAAGAAAACCAAAAGGTCGAGTTCGAGATCGGCCACAGCCCTAAGGGTCCCCAGGCCACCGGAGTCCGTTCCGTTTAA
- a CDS encoding PE family protein, with translation MSFVSTVPAVLTSAATDLAGLGSALRAVNAGMLASTTQIAAAAEDEVSAAIAVFFSGHGQDYQAVSAHTAAFHQRFVQALTSGAGLYASAEADGAAAMASPAQSVGQDLLSAVNAQSLALTARPVIGNGADGASGTGANGAPGGWLLGDGGRGGSGAAGMPGGTGGAAGLLGNGGAGGAGGASTTGNGGSGGNGGAGGWLWGTGGAGGSGAAGGNGGNGGSAFLIGNGGAGGAGLAGTSGAAGTASGDSGTAGTAGGAGGNGGNAGLLFGNGGAGGNGGNGGSGGNGANGTNGTTGDVGAQAGDSGTDGGTGGDGGAGGDGGAGGAGGAAGTSGLFGGTAGNDGLDGNGGAAGNGGNGGNGGNGGDGGAGAPGQDTDDMASGAGGSGGNGGDGGSGGVGGTGGDGAVAGSDGNDGLGGNGGNGGSGGEGADESNLFDTTGGNGGNGGNGGSGAAGGTGGIGGAGGDGGSDGGTVGESADGGTGGTGGNGGSGVSGNGGDGGAGGAGGAGGGTDQGVVTEGANGGAGGRGGDGGASVSGDGGTGGAGGAGGQGGANDGNVTFDANGGTGGQGGDGGASDSGDGGTGGQGGAGGQGGGTNDGIVTDDADGGAGGQGGKGGASDSGDGGDGGAGGAGGQGGGTSGGAVDFDADGGKGGAGGEGGASDSGDGGTGGAGGTGGQGGGTDGGAVGFDANGGDGGDGGDGGASTDEFGGDGGNGGNGGAAGTSQSSTSDDGDGQSGTGGTGGTGGTGGSGDGADGSDGDPG, from the coding sequence ATGTCGTTCGTGAGCACGGTACCCGCGGTATTGACCTCAGCGGCAACGGATTTGGCTGGTTTGGGGTCGGCCCTACGTGCCGTCAACGCGGGCATGCTGGCCTCGACAACGCAGATCGCCGCCGCCGCCGAGGATGAGGTCTCAGCGGCGATCGCGGTGTTCTTCTCCGGGCACGGACAGGACTATCAGGCGGTCAGCGCACATACGGCCGCGTTTCACCAGCGTTTTGTGCAGGCATTGACCTCCGGTGCAGGTCTGTATGCCAGCGCGGAGGCCGACGGCGCGGCGGCGATGGCCAGCCCGGCGCAGTCTGTGGGACAGGACCTGCTGTCAGCGGTCAACGCACAAAGTTTGGCGCTGACGGCGCGCCCGGTGATTGGCAACGGCGCCGACGGAGCGTCGGGGACGGGTGCCAATGGGGCGCCGGGCGGGTGGTTGCTCGGTGACGGCGGGAGAGGCGGATCGGGAGCGGCGGGCATGCCTGGCGGCACCGGCGGGGCTGCCGGGTTGCTCGGCAACGGCGGAGCCGGCGGCGCCGGTGGAGCCTCCACCACCGGAAATGGCGGGTCCGGCGGCAATGGCGGGGCCGGTGGCTGGTTATGGGGCACTGGCGGAGCCGGCGGATCCGGGGCCGCTGGAGGGAACGGCGGGAACGGCGGGAGTGCCTTTCTCATCGGCAACGGCGGTGCTGGCGGTGCCGGCCTCGCTGGAACTAGCGGCGCCGCCGGTACCGCGAGCGGAGATAGCGGCACTGCGGGCACCGCTGGCGGGGCCGGCGGTAATGGCGGCAACGCTGGGCTGCTGTTCGGCAACGGCGGCGCGGGCGGCAACGGCGGCAACGGTGGTAGCGGCGGCAACGGCGCCAACGGCACCAACGGCACCACCGGCGACGTCGGCGCCCAGGCCGGCGATTCCGGCACTGACGGGGGAACGGGCGGTGATGGCGGTGCCGGTGGCGATGGCGGGGCTGGCGGGGCAGGCGGCGCCGCCGGCACGAGTGGCCTGTTCGGCGGTACCGCCGGAAACGATGGACTTGATGGCAACGGTGGGGCCGCCGGCAACGGCGGCAACGGCGGCAACGGCGGCAACGGCGGCGACGGCGGAGCCGGCGCCCCCGGCCAGGACACTGATGACATGGCCAGCGGCGCCGGAGGCAGCGGCGGCAACGGCGGTGATGGCGGGTCTGGCGGCGTGGGCGGCACGGGCGGCGACGGCGCCGTCGCCGGAAGTGACGGAAACGACGGGTTGGGCGGCAACGGCGGCAACGGCGGGTCCGGCGGCGAGGGCGCCGACGAAAGCAATCTCTTTGACACGACCGGCGGCAATGGCGGCAACGGCGGTAACGGCGGTTCCGGCGCGGCCGGCGGAACGGGCGGCATAGGGGGCGCGGGCGGCGACGGCGGCAGCGACGGCGGCACCGTCGGCGAGAGTGCCGACGGTGGCACGGGCGGTACTGGTGGTAATGGCGGGTCCGGTGTGTCCGGCAACGGAGGCGACGGCGGCGCGGGCGGCGCGGGCGGCGCCGGCGGCGGCACTGACCAAGGCGTCGTCACCGAAGGCGCCAACGGCGGCGCAGGCGGCCGAGGCGGCGACGGCGGCGCCAGCGTCTCCGGCGACGGCGGCACCGGTGGCGCAGGCGGCGCAGGCGGTCAAGGCGGCGCCAACGACGGCAACGTCACCTTTGATGCCAACGGCGGCACCGGCGGCCAAGGCGGCGACGGCGGCGCCAGCGACTCCGGCGACGGCGGCACCGGCGGCCAAGGCGGCGCAGGCGGCCAAGGCGGCGGTACCAACGACGGTATCGTCACCGACGACGCCGACGGCGGCGCAGGCGGCCAAGGCGGCAAAGGCGGCGCCAGCGACTCCGGTGATGGCGGCGACGGCGGCGCGGGCGGCGCCGGCGGTCAGGGTGGCGGCACCAGCGGCGGTGCCGTCGACTTCGACGCCGATGGCGGCAAGGGCGGCGCGGGCGGCGAAGGCGGAGCCAGCGACTCCGGTGACGGCGGCACCGGCGGCGCGGGCGGCACTGGCGGTCAAGGTGGCGGCACTGACGGCGGTGCCGTCGGATTCGACGCCAACGGCGGCGACGGCGGCGACGGCGGCGACGGCGGTGCCAGTACCGATGAGTTTGGCGGGGACGGCGGCAACGGTGGAAATGGCGGCGCCGCCGGGACTAGTCAGAGCAGCACCAGTGACGACGGCGACGGCCAGAGCGGCACCGGCGGTACCGGCGGCACCGGCGGTACTGGCGGGTCCGGAGACGGAGCGGACGGCTCGGACGGAGATCCCGGCTGA
- a CDS encoding DEAD/DEAH box helicase encodes MVSFGSQLLAAALAGTPEGERPLRHVAELPPRPGRASSWPEWAEPDVIRAFADRGISSPWSHQRDAAELAHTGIHVVVSTGTASGKSLAYQLPVLNALATDPRARALYLSPTKALGHDQLRAAHRLAAAVPRLADVAPTAYDGDSPDEVRRFARERSRWLFSNPDMVHLSILRNHARWAVLLRNLRFLVVDECHYYRGVFGSNVAMVLRRLLRLCARYSAAPTVIFASATTASPGATATELIGCPVAEVTDDGSPQGARTVALWEPALRTDLTGENGAPVRRSAGAEAARVMADLIVEGAQTLTFVRSRRGAELTALGARARLNDIAPTVADLVASYRAGYLAEDRSTLERALAQGQLRGLATTNALELGVDIAGLDAVVLAGFPGTVASFWQQAGRSGRRGQGALVVLIARDDPLDTYLVHHPAALLEKPVERAVIDPANPYLMAPQLLCAATEQPMSDVEVRSWDAVEVSQDLVEEGLLRRRGGHYFPAPGVLPHASVDIRGAIGGQIMIVEGDTGRLLGSVGVGQAPASIHPGAVYLHQGESYVVDSLDTDAQIAMVRAEDPGYATFAREVTDIAVTGTGETVAFGPITLGLVPVTVTNHVVGYLRRRLSGEVIDFVELDLPEHVLPTIAVMYTATAEALGRSGIDTARIPGALHAAEHAAIGLLPLVASCDRGDIGGMSTAIGPDGLPSVFVYDGYPGGAGFAERGFRQARTWLGATADAIEACDCPAGCPSCVQSPKCGSGNDPLDKAGAVGVLRLVLAELGDQPVLTHSAAQGQNKH; translated from the coding sequence ATGGTGAGTTTCGGCAGCCAGCTGCTTGCCGCGGCGCTCGCCGGTACCCCGGAGGGCGAGCGTCCGCTACGCCACGTTGCCGAGCTGCCACCGCGACCCGGCCGAGCGAGCAGTTGGCCGGAGTGGGCCGAGCCAGACGTGATTCGGGCGTTTGCCGATCGCGGTATCAGCTCACCCTGGTCGCACCAGCGCGATGCGGCTGAATTGGCGCACACGGGCATTCACGTAGTCGTGAGCACCGGTACGGCGTCAGGGAAATCGCTGGCCTATCAACTTCCCGTGCTCAACGCGCTGGCAACCGATCCCCGAGCGCGAGCACTGTATTTGTCCCCGACGAAAGCACTCGGGCACGACCAATTGCGCGCCGCCCATAGGCTGGCCGCCGCCGTTCCCCGGCTCGCCGATGTCGCGCCCACGGCATACGACGGCGACAGTCCCGACGAGGTGCGCCGCTTTGCCCGAGAACGCTCCAGGTGGTTGTTCTCCAACCCCGACATGGTCCATCTGTCGATATTGCGCAACCATGCGCGCTGGGCTGTCCTCTTGCGGAATCTTCGCTTCCTGGTCGTCGACGAATGTCATTACTACCGTGGCGTTTTCGGCTCGAATGTCGCGATGGTGCTGCGGCGGCTGCTGCGCCTGTGCGCCCGATACTCGGCTGCACCGACGGTAATCTTTGCCAGCGCCACGACCGCGTCACCGGGTGCTACTGCAACCGAACTCATCGGTTGTCCAGTAGCCGAAGTCACCGACGACGGCTCGCCACAGGGTGCGCGCACGGTGGCGTTGTGGGAGCCCGCATTGCGAACGGATCTGACCGGCGAAAACGGCGCCCCGGTGCGACGTTCCGCGGGCGCGGAGGCGGCGCGAGTGATGGCCGATCTGATTGTCGAGGGCGCGCAAACACTGACGTTTGTTCGGTCGCGTCGTGGTGCGGAACTCACGGCCCTGGGCGCCCGGGCGCGGCTGAATGACATCGCACCCACGGTGGCGGACCTCGTGGCGTCGTATCGGGCCGGTTATCTGGCCGAGGACCGCAGCACCCTGGAGCGCGCCCTGGCCCAGGGCCAGCTGCGCGGGCTGGCCACCACCAACGCGTTGGAGCTGGGGGTGGACATCGCTGGACTGGACGCGGTGGTGCTTGCCGGGTTTCCCGGGACGGTCGCCTCCTTTTGGCAGCAAGCTGGCCGATCGGGCCGACGCGGCCAGGGCGCGCTGGTGGTGTTGATCGCGCGGGACGATCCTCTGGACACGTACCTGGTTCACCACCCTGCCGCGCTGTTAGAAAAGCCAGTCGAGCGCGCCGTCATCGATCCCGCCAACCCCTATCTCATGGCGCCTCAGTTGCTCTGTGCGGCGACCGAACAGCCGATGAGCGACGTCGAGGTTCGATCCTGGGACGCTGTGGAGGTATCACAGGACCTTGTCGAGGAAGGGCTGCTGCGACGACGCGGCGGCCACTACTTTCCCGCACCCGGGGTATTACCGCATGCCAGTGTGGACATCCGGGGTGCTATCGGCGGCCAGATCATGATCGTGGAGGGCGACACCGGTCGACTGTTGGGCAGCGTCGGGGTCGGCCAAGCTCCGGCGTCGATTCACCCAGGCGCGGTATACCTGCACCAGGGCGAGAGCTACGTGGTTGACTCGCTCGATACCGACGCGCAGATCGCGATGGTGCGCGCCGAAGATCCCGGGTATGCGACGTTCGCGCGCGAGGTCACCGACATCGCGGTCACGGGAACAGGCGAGACGGTGGCGTTCGGGCCGATCACCCTGGGCTTGGTTCCGGTGACTGTCACCAACCATGTGGTCGGTTATCTGCGCCGGCGGCTTTCCGGCGAGGTGATCGATTTCGTCGAACTCGATTTGCCCGAACACGTTTTACCGACGATCGCCGTCATGTACACCGCCACTGCGGAAGCATTGGGCCGCAGCGGTATCGACACTGCGCGGATTCCCGGGGCGCTACACGCCGCAGAGCACGCCGCCATCGGCCTGCTGCCGCTGGTGGCCAGCTGCGACCGCGGTGACATCGGCGGCATGTCCACTGCGATCGGACCCGACGGGCTCCCCAGTGTCTTTGTCTACGACGGCTATCCGGGCGGGGCGGGATTCGCCGAACGCGGCTTCCGGCAGGCCCGGACCTGGTTGGGCGCCACGGCTGACGCCATTGAGGCCTGCGACTGCCCAGCCGGATGTCCATCGTGCGTGCAGTCCCCCAAGTGCGGCAGCGGCAACGATCCCTTGGACAAGGCCGGCGCGGTGGGGGTGCTGCGGCTGGTGCTGGCCGAGCTGGGCGATCAACCGGTGCTAACGCATTCCGCGGCCCAGGGCCAGAACAAACATTAG